The sequence below is a genomic window from Burkholderiales bacterium.
GTTGGGGTGACGCTGAATTGAAGCAATTTACCGGTGGCGGCATCCACTACCGGGAAATACATCAGCGAGAGATCGGACCGGTAAGCCTCGTGTCCGCCGATACCTTCGTAGTCATTCAGAAAATCGCCGCAGCCGTAAATAATCGGTCTTTCCCGGTAGACCTCGATGCCCTTCACGTGGTGCGAGGAGTGGCCGTGCACCACGTCGATTCCTGCTTCGTCGATAAGGCGATGCGCGAACATGCGCTCTTCCTTCGAAACGCTAAAGCCCCAATTTTCGTCCCAATGCACCGAAAACACAGCGATATCCCCTTTTTGCTTTTGGCTCAGCACCTGACGCTTTATTGCGTCAATAGCACGCTCGGAGAAATCTCTCAGAAAATTTACGCCAGATTGTTTTTCGGTTGCCGCCCAACCGCGAGCTACACCGCTGCTCGCCATAGCGAATGCGAATACCAGTACCCTGCCCCGCCCCCGCACTTCAATACACGCCGGTGCCGACGCCTCGTCCTGGTTGCGTCCCGCTCCCGCAGTATGCAGCTTCACCTGGTGCAGTGAGTCCAAAGTTTCGAACAGCCCACTGCGTCCCCAATCCAGCACATGATTGTTGGCTAACACGCAGCAATCGAGTTTAGCGGCAGAAAGGCACGGCGTGTTTGCGGGGTTCATGCGGTAATGGATTCCTTTTCCCGGCCAAGCGTCTTCGCTCCCCGTAACGGCCGTCTCTAAATTGATTATTCGCACATCCGGATCAGCTCGCTCGAATTCTTCTAGGGCATCTCCCCAAACGTAAGCAAAGTCGACAGGTTTTTTTACAGCGCCGCTGGCCGTTTCGGCCAGTTCAACGTAATCAGTCGCCAAGCCAACGTACGGCTCAAACAGATGCGGCTTGCTCGGGTGCGGCAGAATTTGGTCAATACCCCGACCTGTCATAACGTCGCCACATAGAAATAGCTTCATATAAAGCGGCAAATTGAGAAGAGGATCGAACGACAGCTGAACGCAGATTCTGGCAAGTGTAACAAGACATTCAGTACTGCCCCTATCCTATCGGCTGTCTTGCGGTGGCTGTTCACACGAAAACGATTCGCACCCTATAGTAGCCTGAGGCACTGCGCTGAGCTATAATTTTCGAA
It includes:
- a CDS encoding CapA family protein, whose amino-acid sequence is MTGRGIDQILPHPSKPHLFEPYVGLATDYVELAETASGAVKKPVDFAYVWGDALEEFERADPDVRIINLETAVTGSEDAWPGKGIHYRMNPANTPCLSAAKLDCCVLANNHVLDWGRSGLFETLDSLHQVKLHTAGAGRNQDEASAPACIEVRGRGRVLVFAFAMASSGVARGWAATEKQSGVNFLRDFSERAIDAIKRQVLSQKQKGDIAVFSVHWDENWGFSVSKEERMFAHRLIDEAGIDVVHGHSSHHVKGIEVYRERPIIYGCGDFLNDYEGIGGHEAYRSDLSLMYFPVVDAATGKLLQFSVTPT